The region ACTTTGTTCAGCTGCTTGCGCATGGGGCCGGCGAGCTTGAGCCGCTCGTCGGCCCAGGCCCCGGCCTTGCCCTGGGGGGTGCGGGGCGCGCCGGGACGACGGGGGTTCTTCGGTGCTGTCATGGCCGCTCCCAGAACGCGGGGCCGATTGCTTCGTGGTAATCCGAGCGGGCGAAGAAGTACTGCCGCCCGTCGGCGTCGGTGGCGACGCCGAGCGGGAGCTTGGGCAGGCTGCGCGACGCGGGGCCGAAGACCGGCTTGGCGTCCTGCAGGACCTCGAACTGCGACTGGTGGCACGGGCACAGCAGGCGAGTGGTCTGCTGCTCGTAGAGCGAGGCGGGGCACCCGGCGTGGGTGCAGATCTTGGAGAACGCCAGGAACTCGGGGTTCTCGGCCGGCCATCCGAAGCTGGCCTGCCCCTTGCGGGCCTGCACCTTCTGGCCCGGCCGCAGCCGGATCAGCAGCGTCGGGGAGGACGCGCTGGTGACGCCGTTCTTGCCGCCGACCTCGTCGCGGACGCCCGGGAAGACGGTGAGCAGGCCACCGGGCTCGAGGTCGTTGGGGCCGACCCGGTCGAAGTTCTCGAGCACCAGGGGCACGTGCTTCTCGCCGGCGGGTGCCCACTTCGGGTCGAAGAAGGTGTGGAACAGCGCGTTGCCCGGCTTCTTGATCATCGCGCCGACCAGGGCGACGAGCGGGACGGTCGCGAGCGCGCCGCCGGCCAGGCCGAGCGTCTTGAGGATCAGCGACCGACGGGGCAGGCCGGTGTCCTCGAGGCCCGCGAGCAGCGTGGCCTCGGTGTAGAGCTTGTCCTCTTCGGTGGACGGCTCGT is a window of Jatrophihabitans endophyticus DNA encoding:
- the qcrA gene encoding cytochrome bc1 complex Rieske iron-sulfur subunit codes for the protein MSSETETGTHAGAHGGPVRQPTAAEIREMSPEDGMIAGAEVDGIHIVHRRDRFPIRGTKAEKRAERAVAACFLIAALAGVGFIVAFIAIPFHWHLPGTPQDFRFFTPALGALLATLLVFIGVGMVLWAKWLMPEEETVQDRHDEPSTEEDKLYTEATLLAGLEDTGLPRRSLILKTLGLAGGALATVPLVALVGAMIKKPGNALFHTFFDPKWAPAGEKHVPLVLENFDRVGPNDLEPGGLLTVFPGVRDEVGGKNGVTSASSPTLLIRLRPGQKVQARKGQASFGWPAENPEFLAFSKICTHAGCPASLYEQQTTRLLCPCHQSQFEVLQDAKPVFGPASRSLPKLPLGVATDADGRQYFFARSDYHEAIGPAFWERP